In one window of Miscanthus floridulus cultivar M001 chromosome 12, ASM1932011v1, whole genome shotgun sequence DNA:
- the LOC136496451 gene encoding probable folate-biopterin transporter 2, translated as MEHREDGPLQLQETAAGDRGKCCVASPCEWLGRLSRELHWSFVLAVVAVYGACQGVGNAIGGVAAGYYWKDVQRVQPSAAQFYQGVTDAPWIVKPIWGLLTDVVPVVGFRRRPYFVLAGVIGVSSMLMLSLNHELGIMPALLMLTAQSAGAAIADVTVDALVAQNSITHPPLAADVQSLCGFSSSVGALLGFSLSGLLVHSIGSQGALGLLSIPSALVLLAGILLKENRGTEFDYMQVHKKFYKAIQSMGRTLKCPEVWKPCVYIFVSLNLSLDIQGGMFYWYTDPVVGPGFSEGYIGLIYSIGSVGSLIGVLLYQSTLKDYPFRSMLLWGQVLSSLAGMLDLVLVTRLNLKIGMPDYFFAVADNAVSQMVGRLQWLPLLVLCSKLCPPGTEGTFYALLMSLQNAGLLMSAWWGGLLLHMLNVTRMEFSNLWIVVFVRNISRLVPLMLLFLVPDCDQNSTLLPAEMLHGNESTETMKKGSNEFSVLVGDNSGCISPGVAVDSEQIKNFDAETDDVELIPLVNKSGLTVS; from the exons ATGGAGCACCGGGAAGACGGACCCCTCCAACTCCAAGAAACAGCCGCCGGTGACCGTGGCAAATGTTGTGTCGCGTCCCCCTGCGAGTGGCTGGGACGGCTGTCCCGCGAGCTGCACTGGAGCTTCGTGCTCGCGGTCGTCGCCGTCTACGGCGCCTGCCAGGGCGTCGGCAACGCCATCGGCGGAGTCGCCGCGGGGTACTACTGGAAGGACGTGCAGCGCGTGCAGCCTTCGGCGGCCCAGTTCTACCAGGGCGTCACGGACGCGCCGTGGATCGTCAAACCCATCTGGGGCCTTCTCACCGATGTCGTCCCCGTGGTCGGGTTCCGCCGCCGCCCATACTTCGTTCTCGCAG GCGTGATCGGCGTGTCATCTATGCTCATGCTTTCCCTAAACCACGAGCTGGGGATCATGCCGGCATTGCTGATGCTGACGGCGCAGAGTGCGGGCGCCGCAATAGCCGACGTGACGGTGGACGCTCTGGTTGCTCAGAACAGCATCACGCACCCGCCCCTTGCTGCTGATGTGCAAAGCTTGTGTGGGTTTAGCTCCTCTGTTGGAGCGTTGCTTGGATTCTCCTTAAGTGGCTTGCTTGTGCACTCAATAGGCTCCCAG GGGGCTCTTGGTCTGTTGAGTATCCCCTCTGCACTGGTGTTATTAGCTGGCATTCTGCTGAAGGAGAACCGTGGTACAGAATTTGATTACATGCAG GTTCACAAGAAGTTCTACAAAGCAATACAATCCATGGGAAGAACACTGAAGTGCCCCGAGGTCTGGAAACCGTGTGTATACATTTTTGTTTCCCTCAATTTAAGCCTGGATATTCAAGGAGGAATGTTCTATTGGTACACGGATCCTGTTGTTGGACCAGGATTTTCTGAG GGATATATTGGTCTCATCTATTCAATTGGTTCAGTTGGTTCACTAATTGGAGTTTTGCTATACCAAAGCACACTAAAGGACTATCCTTTTCGGAGCATGCTATTATGGGGTCAAGTGCTCTCAAGTCTAGCAGGAATGCTTGATCTGGTGTTAGTGACCCGGCTAAACCTGAAAATTGGCATGCCAGATTACTTCTTTGCGGTGGCTGATAACGCAGTTTCCCAAATGGTTGGTAGGCTCCAATGGCTACCACTACTTGTGCTTTGCTCCAAGCTTTGTCCTCCCGGCACCGAAGGGACATTCTATGCATTACTCATGTCTCTACAAAATGCCGGGTTGCTGATGTCTGCCTGGTGGGGTGGCCTGCTCCTGCACATGCTGAACGTGACCCGAATGGAGTTCAGTAACCTCTGGATCGTCGTCTTTGTTAGAAACATATCAAGGCTTGTCCCTTTGATGCTACTGTTTCTTGTTCCTGATTGTGATCAGAACTCAACACTCCTGCCTGCAGAGATGCTTCATGGCAATGAATCAACAGAAACCATGAAAAAAGGATCAAATGAGTTTTCTGTTCTTGTTGGGGACAATTCTGGCTGCATTTCTCCTGGTGTGGCAGTTGATAGCGAGCAAATCAAAAATTTTGATGCTGAAACTGATGATGTCGAATTGATCCCACTGGTTAACAAGAGCGGACTGACCGTCTCATGA
- the LOC136496452 gene encoding enhancer of rudimentary homolog, which produces MAGRHTIILMQPSQNRSTRTFMDYDSVNHALDGICGLYERKIRNINPMVRNLTYDISDLYNFIDGLTDISALVYDDSLRAFLPYDRQWIKQKLFQHLQRLAQQ; this is translated from the exons ATG GCTGGAAGGCATACCATCATTCTCATGCAACCATCGCAGAACAGATCGACGAGGACCTTTATGGACTACGATTCAGTTAACCACGCGCTGGATG GAATCTGTGGTCTTTATGAAAGGAAAATCAGGAATATCAACCCGATGGTCAGGAATTTGACTTATGATATCAGTGACCTGTACAACTTCATCGATGGCCTGACTGACATAAGTGCACTGGT GTACGATGATTCACTTCGCGCTTTCCTGCCATATGACCGTCAGTGGATAAAACAGAAGCTGTTTCAGCACCTGCAGCGGCTGGCGCAACAGTAG